In a single window of the Gloeocapsa sp. DLM2.Bin57 genome:
- a CDS encoding N-acetylmuramoyl-L-alanine amidase → MNRYLGLFPCISLTVIAFPVMTHAETSFYLAYPPTGHTTTAEQIFFIGTAPTAAEVTINDQVITRSEQGHFAPSFPLQIGENRFILRYQDQTMERVITRVPTQVEIPTDLAFGEDSLTPNTDITRLRDELVCFGAIAPDHAKVRVEIGGQTVSLFPQTEQRELVPNQAIYTPISEYNLPASRGYYQGCTTFTETGFLGHPIFKLNWRDRQLVETGKSKITIVSPQDLGVIRIKSDRAVTRTGPGTDYSRLTPLPEGTRARITAKEGEWLRLDSGFWVKETETQPIPQAIPPQSAIRVVTTRKSPDQTEIIFPLEIPIPLTIQQGDNTLTLTLYNTIAQTDTIRFDDHPWIQRLDWQQITPNQVQYQLRFKTNQQWGYDYRYEQNNLILSINHPPRITQQSLLPLQNITIVLDPGHGGKESGARGPTGYPEKEINLLISQLLAQKLRQKGATVYLTREDDRELSLQERVDFIAEINPTIALSIHYNALPDGGDALNTMGVSTFWYHPQAHSLAVFIHNHLVNKLQRPDYGIYWNNLALTRPHQVPTILLELGFLINPVEFEWITNPEAQYQLVDTLSEAIALWFTQL, encoded by the coding sequence ATGAATCGTTATTTAGGTTTATTTCCCTGTATTAGTTTAACCGTCATTGCTTTTCCTGTCATGACTCACGCTGAAACCTCTTTTTACTTAGCTTATCCTCCCACAGGACATACCACCACAGCCGAACAAATATTTTTTATAGGTACAGCGCCAACAGCAGCAGAAGTAACCATTAATGACCAAGTTATCACTAGAAGTGAACAGGGACATTTTGCGCCGAGTTTTCCCCTGCAAATTGGTGAAAATAGGTTTATTTTACGTTATCAAGACCAAACTATGGAAAGAGTAATTACACGTGTCCCCACACAAGTAGAAATTCCCACAGATTTAGCTTTTGGAGAAGATTCTTTAACCCCCAATACCGATATTACCCGTTTAAGAGATGAACTAGTTTGTTTTGGGGCGATCGCTCCAGACCATGCTAAAGTAAGGGTAGAAATAGGTGGACAAACCGTCTCATTATTTCCCCAAACCGAACAAAGAGAACTTGTCCCCAATCAAGCTATCTATACTCCCATCTCAGAATATAACCTTCCTGCTTCTAGGGGTTATTATCAAGGTTGTACCACTTTTACTGAAACTGGTTTTCTCGGTCATCCTATTTTTAAACTCAATTGGCGCGATCGTCAGTTAGTAGAGACAGGTAAGAGTAAAATCACTATAGTATCACCACAAGATTTAGGAGTAATCAGAATTAAAAGCGATCGCGCTGTCACTCGTACCGGTCCTGGTACTGATTATTCCCGTTTAACCCCCCTTCCCGAGGGAACTAGGGCGAGAATAACGGCAAAAGAGGGAGAATGGTTGCGTTTAGACTCTGGTTTTTGGGTAAAAGAGACAGAAACTCAACCAATTCCCCAAGCTATCCCTCCTCAATCAGCAATTAGAGTGGTTACTACTCGTAAATCACCAGATCAAACAGAGATTATTTTTCCTTTAGAGATACCGATACCTTTGACTATCCAACAAGGAGATAATACCCTAACCCTTACTCTTTACAATACTATCGCTCAAACTGATACTATTCGTTTTGATGATCATCCCTGGATACAGCGTCTAGATTGGCAACAAATTACACCCAATCAAGTACAATATCAACTACGTTTTAAAACTAACCAACAATGGGGTTATGATTATCGTTATGAACAGAATAACCTGATTCTCTCGATTAATCATCCCCCAAGAATAACTCAACAGAGTCTTTTACCCTTACAAAATATTACCATAGTTTTAGATCCTGGACACGGTGGTAAGGAATCAGGAGCAAGAGGACCGACGGGTTACCCCGAAAAAGAGATTAATCTGTTGATTTCCCAACTATTAGCCCAAAAATTGCGCCAAAAAGGAGCGACAGTCTATTTAACTAGGGAAGATGACCGAGAATTATCTTTACAGGAAAGAGTAGATTTTATCGCAGAAATTAACCCAACTATAGCTCTATCTATCCACTATAATGCTTTACCCGACGGTGGCGACGCTCTCAATACCATGGGAGTAAGTACCTTTTGGTATCATCCTCAAGCCCATTCTTTAGCTGTATTCATCCATAATCATCTGGTTAATAAATTACAGCGTCCCGATTATGGTATCTATTGGAATAATCTCGCTCTGACTCGTCCTCACCAAGTACCTACTATACTACTAGAATTGGGTTTTCTGATTAATCCTGTTGAGTTTGAATGGATTACTAATCCTGAAGCACAATATCAGTTGGTTGATACTCTCAGTGAAGCGATCGCTCTTTGGTTTACTCAATTATAA
- a CDS encoding sodium:proline symporter, with the protein MQLVDWLVVLLYLLGTLALGLYLSPKGSQSLTDFFVSGRSLPWWLAGTSMAATTFSIDTPLIITSIVATRGIAGNWVWWSFGIAHILMIYLFARLWRRSEVITDAELTELRYGGYLASWLRGVKAFLFAVPINCLGIGYAMLAMVKVVDALQLWQSLGFNPEENQKICSVVGVSIFVLTYAGFSGLWGVVATDFFQFFLGLTGAIIVAIIALQHMGGIHELIPQVEAVSQFNVLTFFPLEETAKISLTTFGSYLFLQWWSFRRSDGGGEFIQRLLSVKDETEAVKSAWLFNILHYIVRTWPWIVVALVAIVYYPNLEDPELAYPKLMLEFLPPILLGLVVASLIAAFMSTVSTSINWGASYLTNDLYQRFVNPEATQPQLVLVGRLSSIFVTVIGAIAAFYADDIYTVFELVIAIGTGPGLILILRWFWWRINAATELAAMLSGLLMGVITSLVPAFGEVFADFGLRLLVISVVTITICFTVMLLTPPESENTLDEFYRRVRPDARGWRRQQQRTQVIPLQDLGQDLQKAIAAIFILYGLMFAVGGFLLLQPLTGWIALIFAVGGGLWLRTATQISKRSLQSRS; encoded by the coding sequence ATGCAATTAGTCGATTGGTTAGTAGTTTTACTCTATCTTTTGGGAACTCTCGCTTTAGGACTATACTTATCCCCGAAGGGTTCTCAAAGTTTAACAGATTTTTTTGTCTCTGGGCGATCGCTACCTTGGTGGTTAGCGGGTACAAGTATGGCTGCTACTACCTTCTCTATTGATACACCCTTGATTATTACCAGTATTGTAGCTACAAGGGGTATTGCTGGCAATTGGGTTTGGTGGAGTTTTGGGATCGCCCATATTCTGATGATTTATTTATTTGCGCGTCTTTGGCGTCGTTCTGAAGTAATCACCGATGCTGAACTCACGGAACTTCGTTATGGTGGTTATCTCGCTTCTTGGTTACGAGGAGTAAAAGCCTTTTTATTCGCTGTTCCCATTAACTGTCTCGGTATTGGTTACGCTATGTTAGCCATGGTTAAGGTTGTAGATGCTTTACAATTATGGCAAAGTTTAGGATTTAATCCAGAGGAAAATCAGAAAATTTGCAGCGTGGTAGGAGTTAGTATATTCGTACTAACATACGCGGGTTTCTCTGGTTTATGGGGTGTAGTAGCCACAGATTTTTTTCAATTCTTTTTAGGGTTAACAGGTGCAATCATCGTAGCCATAATCGCCCTGCAACATATGGGAGGAATTCACGAGTTAATACCCCAAGTAGAAGCAGTTAGTCAGTTCAATGTTTTAACCTTTTTCCCTCTAGAAGAAACAGCGAAAATTTCCCTAACTACTTTTGGAAGTTATTTATTTTTACAATGGTGGTCATTTCGTCGTAGTGATGGGGGAGGAGAGTTTATCCAACGTCTCCTCTCGGTAAAAGATGAAACTGAAGCAGTTAAGTCAGCTTGGTTATTTAACATCTTACACTATATAGTGCGTACTTGGCCCTGGATCGTCGTAGCTTTAGTTGCTATCGTTTATTATCCAAACTTAGAAGATCCCGAATTAGCTTATCCTAAACTGATGTTAGAGTTTTTACCCCCAATATTACTAGGTTTAGTAGTAGCTTCTCTGATCGCCGCTTTTATGAGTACTGTCTCTACCTCGATTAATTGGGGTGCATCTTATTTGACTAATGACTTATATCAGCGTTTTGTTAATCCCGAAGCGACTCAACCACAATTAGTCTTGGTAGGACGTTTGAGTTCTATTTTTGTTACAGTGATAGGGGCGATCGCCGCTTTTTACGCTGATGATATTTATACAGTCTTTGAATTAGTCATCGCTATTGGTACAGGTCCTGGGTTAATCTTAATTCTACGTTGGTTTTGGTGGCGTATCAACGCAGCTACAGAGTTAGCAGCAATGTTATCGGGTTTACTCATGGGAGTCATTACCAGTCTTGTTCCCGCTTTTGGGGAGGTGTTTGCTGATTTTGGTCTGCGTTTATTGGTTATTTCTGTGGTTACTATCACTATCTGCTTTACGGTGATGTTATTAACTCCCCCAGAATCAGAGAATACCCTAGATGAATTTTACCGTCGTGTGCGTCCCGATGCTAGGGGGTGGCGACGTCAACAACAACGAACCCAAGTTATACCTCTACAAGATTTAGGTCAAGATTTACAAAAAGCGATCGCCGCTATCTTCATCCTATATGGTTTAATGTTCGCGGTAGGGGGTTTTTTACTCCTACAACCTCTCACTGGTTGGATTGCTTTAATCTTTGCTGTAGGTGGGGGATTGTGGTTGCGCACCGCTACGCAAATCTCGAAGAGATCCCTCCAGTCTAGGAGTTGA
- a CDS encoding alpha/beta hydrolase — translation MSTQENLNFMSSIELSYQKWGQGTEPILLLHGLADNAFVWESLAEYLAPRFQIVAPDLRGHGDSLKPENGYTFFDLIGDLQLLLKSLGWSSAHVLAHSWSAKIATIWATQSPENIRSLILVDPFFIGKIPSFFRVSFPLLYQVLPFLKTIGPFSSYEEAETVARQLKQYRGWSSLQQKAWKAGIEKKPDGSWGSKFTINARNQIFLELIKVSGLTDYIDIPTLFIKPEKGLNRTNWQLQPYRQYLTNLTIVEFPGNHWAFLVNPDTFNVTIANFLNEIMQS, via the coding sequence ATAAGTACTCAGGAAAATCTTAATTTTATGTCTAGTATAGAACTATCATATCAAAAATGGGGTCAAGGTACAGAACCAATCTTATTACTCCACGGTTTAGCAGATAATGCTTTTGTTTGGGAGAGTTTGGCTGAATATCTTGCCCCAAGGTTTCAAATTGTCGCTCCAGATTTACGTGGTCATGGTGATAGTCTTAAACCAGAAAATGGTTATACTTTTTTTGATTTAATAGGTGATTTACAATTATTATTGAAAAGTTTAGGTTGGTCATCAGCTCATGTTTTAGCTCATTCTTGGAGTGCTAAAATAGCGACTATTTGGGCTACTCAATCTCCTGAAAATATTCGTAGTTTAATTTTGGTTGATCCTTTTTTTATTGGAAAAATTCCTAGTTTTTTCCGTGTCAGTTTTCCTCTACTTTATCAGGTTTTACCTTTTCTCAAGACTATTGGACCATTTTCTAGTTATGAAGAAGCAGAAACAGTAGCGCGTCAATTAAAACAATATCGGGGTTGGAGTAGTTTACAACAAAAAGCCTGGAAAGCAGGAATAGAAAAAAAACCTGATGGTAGTTGGGGTAGTAAATTTACGATTAACGCACGGAATCAAATTTTTTTAGAATTAATTAAAGTTTCAGGTTTAACTGATTATATAGACATACCAACTCTATTTATTAAACCAGAAAAAGGTTTAAATCGGACTAATTGGCAATTACAACCTTATCGTCAATATCTAACTAATTTAACTATTGTTGAATTCCCTGGAAATCATTGGGCATTTCTAGTTAATCCAGATACTTTTAATGTTACTATTGCTAATTTTTTAAATGAAATCATGCAGTCTTAA
- the cofH gene encoding 7,8-didemethyl-8-hydroxy-5-deazariboflavin synthase subunit CofH, protein MTDINIILQQAQQEQEITRDQALSLLYSEETEAIAQVANQLRQQQVGDIVTYVVNRNLNFTNICEQRCGFCAFRRDLGESGAFWLDSEQIIAKTSDAVARVATEICMQGGLNPHAKLNGSSLSYYLNLISQIKSAFPRIHLHAFSPQEIQFIAREDNLSYEYVLLSLRDGGVNSLPGTAAEVLNDEVRKIICPEKINTATWLEIITTAHRLGIPTTSTLLSGHIETPSQQIEHLEKLKALQQIALERDYPARITEFIILPFVGEQAPLPLRKKVGRAQPSLPDTLKLTAVARIFLGKWIPNHQPSWVKLGLDGATKALNWGCNDLGGTLMEEHITSMAGAMGGTCLEVESLQTAIKSIDRPYRQRTTLYEYLEPKLPVYARNTNKDTGC, encoded by the coding sequence ATGACTGACATAAATATTATTTTACAACAAGCTCAGCAGGAGCAAGAAATTACCCGAGATCAAGCATTATCTCTATTGTATAGCGAAGAAACCGAAGCAATCGCTCAAGTCGCTAATCAATTACGTCAACAACAAGTCGGAGATATTGTAACTTATGTAGTTAATCGCAATCTAAATTTTACTAATATCTGTGAGCAACGTTGCGGTTTTTGTGCTTTTAGACGAGATTTAGGGGAATCGGGAGCTTTTTGGCTCGATAGTGAGCAAATCATCGCTAAAACCTCAGATGCTGTGGCTAGAGTGGCTACAGAAATCTGTATGCAGGGGGGATTAAACCCTCATGCTAAATTAAATGGTAGTTCTTTGTCCTATTATTTAAATCTAATCAGTCAAATCAAAAGTGCTTTTCCGAGAATTCATCTTCATGCTTTCTCTCCCCAAGAGATACAATTTATCGCTAGAGAAGATAATTTAAGTTATGAATACGTCTTATTGAGTTTACGAGATGGGGGGGTCAATTCTTTACCTGGTACAGCTGCTGAGGTTTTAAACGATGAGGTACGTAAAATTATCTGTCCAGAAAAAATTAATACTGCAACTTGGTTAGAAATCATTACTACTGCTCATCGTTTAGGTATTCCTACTACGAGTACCCTGTTATCAGGACACATAGAAACACCTTCTCAACAAATAGAACATCTAGAAAAGTTAAAAGCTTTACAGCAAATTGCTTTAGAAAGGGATTATCCTGCTAGAATCACTGAGTTTATTATTTTACCTTTTGTAGGAGAACAAGCACCATTGCCTTTACGCAAGAAAGTAGGTAGAGCCCAGCCTAGTTTACCAGATACTCTCAAGTTAACCGCGGTAGCGCGTATTTTTTTAGGTAAATGGATTCCTAATCATCAACCTAGTTGGGTAAAATTAGGTCTAGATGGTGCAACAAAAGCTCTTAATTGGGGTTGTAATGATTTAGGTGGTACTCTTATGGAAGAGCATATTACCTCGATGGCGGGTGCAATGGGTGGTACTTGTCTAGAAGTGGAAAGTTTACAAACAGCGATTAAGTCAATCGATCGTCCTTATCGACAAAGAACCACTCTTTACGAGTATTTAGAGCCAAAGTTACCAGTTTATGCTAGAAATACAAACAAAGATACAGGATGTTGA
- a CDS encoding endonuclease MutS2: MIEQETLELLEWHRLCQHLSTFAATKLGAQAALNLTIPDHLATSKELLQQTQEIQWLQEQTNTSWSFEGIKDIQPYLERAQLQGILQGKELLEIATTLAGGRRLRKTIDEQSEIPLLQSIVANLRSYPELEQEIYHCISDNGEVENRASPKLAGIRSQLKEIRQKIQKTLQGIIQRQSHALQETLITQRSDRYVLPVKTTHKEQIPGIVHDSSSTGVTIYVEPQVIIPLGNQLKQLVRREQAEIEIILKALTAKVAIASADLEHLVFVVTTLDLATARANYSYWLKAKPPQLLESDQEDTITLRDLKHPLLVWQEKHEQGGAVVPITVQIKPEIRVVAITGPNTGGKTVTLKTIGLAALMAKVGLYIPAADPVQIPWFKEILADIGDEQSLEQSLSTFSGHIKRIIRIINAIGTGDNLKSSLVLLDEVGAGTDPAEGSALAIALLQYFADKTWLTIATTHYGELKALKYQDSRFENASVEFDEETLGPTYRLLWGIPGRSNALSIALRLGLTQEIVAEAKNKVGTYSQEINQVIAGLEAQRKDQETKAKAASDLLTETERFYHEISTKAKELEIREKELKIAQNQTIQAEIDQAKSQIAQVIRELQQRGQTAQNAQKARENLEQIASNYLKTPSKPQKDYQPQLGEKIRIPSLGQTAEVLTLPDSQGQLTVRFGLMKMLINLSEIESLDGKKAQPPAKIPTKPVTVTTKPSKITVRTTANTLDIRGARVAEAERELEKAIASITDYQILWIIHGKGSGKLRQGVHSLLKQHPQVERFELAPQNEGGAGVTMVYLK; the protein is encoded by the coding sequence TTGATTGAACAAGAAACCTTAGAATTACTAGAATGGCATCGTCTGTGTCAACATCTCTCTACTTTTGCAGCTACTAAATTAGGTGCTCAAGCAGCTTTGAACTTAACAATTCCTGATCATCTAGCTACCAGTAAAGAACTCCTACAACAGACTCAAGAGATACAATGGTTACAAGAACAGACTAACACTTCTTGGTCTTTTGAGGGTATTAAAGATATTCAACCCTACCTAGAAAGAGCTCAATTACAAGGAATCCTCCAAGGGAAAGAATTATTAGAGATAGCTACTACCCTAGCAGGTGGAAGACGGTTAAGAAAAACCATCGATGAACAATCAGAAATACCCTTATTACAAAGTATAGTAGCTAATCTGCGCAGTTATCCAGAATTAGAACAAGAAATCTATCACTGTATCTCTGATAATGGTGAAGTAGAAAATCGCGCTTCTCCTAAATTAGCGGGAATTCGTAGCCAACTCAAAGAAATTAGACAAAAAATCCAGAAAACCCTTCAAGGAATTATTCAAAGACAGTCTCACGCGCTACAGGAAACCCTGATTACCCAAAGAAGCGATCGCTACGTCTTACCAGTTAAAACCACTCATAAAGAACAAATACCCGGAATAGTCCACGATAGCTCTAGTACAGGTGTTACCATCTACGTTGAACCCCAAGTAATTATACCTCTAGGTAACCAACTTAAACAATTAGTACGTAGAGAACAAGCAGAAATAGAAATAATCCTTAAAGCTTTAACCGCAAAAGTAGCGATCGCCTCTGCTGATTTAGAACACCTAGTTTTTGTCGTTACTACCCTAGATTTAGCCACCGCTAGAGCTAATTATAGTTATTGGTTAAAAGCTAAACCACCCCAACTACTAGAATCTGATCAAGAAGATACTATTACCTTACGAGACTTAAAACATCCTCTCTTAGTTTGGCAAGAAAAACACGAACAGGGAGGAGCAGTTGTACCTATTACAGTACAAATTAAACCAGAAATCAGGGTAGTAGCGATTACCGGACCAAATACAGGAGGTAAAACCGTTACCCTTAAAACCATTGGTTTAGCAGCATTAATGGCTAAAGTAGGTCTTTATATACCCGCAGCTGATCCAGTGCAAATACCCTGGTTTAAAGAAATATTAGCAGATATAGGCGATGAACAATCCCTAGAACAGAGTTTATCCACCTTTTCTGGTCATATTAAACGCATTATCCGCATTATTAACGCTATTGGTACAGGAGATAACCTGAAATCATCCTTAGTGTTACTAGACGAAGTAGGAGCAGGTACAGATCCTGCCGAAGGTAGCGCCTTGGCGATCGCCCTGTTGCAATATTTCGCCGACAAAACCTGGTTAACCATCGCTACTACTCACTATGGGGAATTAAAAGCCCTTAAATACCAAGATAGTCGTTTTGAAAACGCTTCAGTAGAATTTGACGAAGAAACCCTAGGTCCTACCTATCGCTTACTGTGGGGAATTCCAGGACGATCTAACGCCTTAAGTATCGCCCTTCGTCTCGGTTTAACCCAAGAAATTGTCGCTGAAGCTAAAAACAAAGTGGGAACCTATTCTCAAGAGATTAACCAAGTAATCGCAGGTTTAGAAGCCCAAAGAAAAGACCAAGAAACCAAAGCTAAAGCAGCTAGTGACTTACTCACAGAAACAGAGCGTTTTTACCACGAAATCTCCACTAAAGCTAAAGAACTCGAAATCAGAGAAAAAGAGCTGAAAATAGCCCAAAATCAAACCATACAAGCAGAAATTGACCAAGCTAAAAGTCAGATAGCCCAAGTAATTAGAGAATTACAACAACGGGGACAAACTGCCCAAAACGCTCAAAAAGCTAGAGAAAATCTAGAGCAAATCGCCAGCAATTATCTAAAAACACCTTCTAAACCCCAAAAAGACTATCAACCCCAACTAGGAGAAAAAATCCGCATTCCTAGTCTTGGTCAAACCGCAGAAGTACTGACTTTACCTGATAGTCAAGGACAACTAACCGTGCGCTTTGGTTTAATGAAAATGCTGATTAACCTTAGCGAGATTGAATCTCTCGACGGCAAAAAAGCCCAACCCCCTGCTAAAATACCAACAAAACCCGTGACAGTTACTACCAAACCCAGTAAAATAACCGTTAGAACAACCGCTAATACTCTCGATATCCGCGGTGCTAGAGTAGCAGAAGCAGAAAGAGAGTTAGAAAAAGCGATCGCTTCTATCACTGATTATCAAATCCTCTGGATTATTCACGGCAAAGGAAGTGGTAAACTCCGTCAAGGAGTCCACTCCCTTTTAAAACAACATCCTCAAGTGGAACGCTTTGAGTTAGCACCCCAAAACGAAGGAGGTGCAGGAGTAACCATGGTTTATCTGAAATGA
- a CDS encoding glycosyltransferase family 61 protein, translated as MQQINKTSNIIPEEILQVPGSKTFSYSTYLADAFEAGILDIYRPQYQVPQAEINYEITEGTTESLNHIQIKDSQKWLNRKALLSKITKQIKPALKITDNRVFFDARYVFTDNVAHMIINVMPIAVHIARRTCPNINVILPENPKKFTLKVCELMGIPTLVTNQEVEGKLITFKNFQNSVVPDKFYRSTLELYDEVLAEKIDQLEYPTYKRVFIGRKGTRNITNEPEVEALLKEYGFTKVYYEDIPMEQQWLISKQAEVIVGIHGAAFGALMFNRAKVKVIEIFHPGYVVRSIRNITACVGGTWCGITGKLPDPFSEAALAANPREFAEAAMTVDVQSVKMALDYMAVEK; from the coding sequence ATGCAACAAATCAACAAAACTAGCAATATAATTCCTGAAGAAATTCTCCAAGTTCCTGGATCAAAAACATTTAGTTATTCAACTTATTTAGCTGATGCTTTTGAGGCGGGCATATTGGATATATATAGACCACAATATCAAGTTCCTCAAGCAGAAATAAATTACGAAATAACAGAGGGAACGACCGAATCTCTTAACCATATCCAAATCAAAGATTCTCAAAAATGGCTAAATAGAAAAGCATTATTATCAAAAATAACCAAACAAATTAAACCAGCTTTAAAAATAACAGATAACCGAGTTTTTTTTGATGCTCGTTATGTTTTCACAGATAACGTTGCTCATATGATTATTAATGTTATGCCTATAGCAGTGCATATAGCTAGAAGAACTTGTCCTAATATTAACGTTATTTTACCTGAAAATCCCAAAAAATTTACCCTAAAAGTGTGTGAATTAATGGGCATACCTACCTTAGTTACTAACCAAGAAGTAGAAGGAAAACTAATCACATTTAAGAATTTTCAAAATAGTGTTGTACCAGATAAATTTTATCGTTCAACTTTAGAATTATACGACGAAGTCTTAGCAGAAAAAATCGATCAACTAGAATATCCAACTTACAAAAGAGTATTTATTGGTCGTAAAGGTACGAGAAATATTACTAACGAACCAGAAGTAGAAGCATTACTCAAAGAATATGGCTTTACTAAAGTTTACTATGAAGATATCCCCATGGAGCAACAATGGTTGATTAGTAAACAGGCTGAAGTAATCGTTGGTATTCATGGTGCAGCCTTTGGCGCATTAATGTTTAACCGCGCTAAAGTCAAAGTCATTGAAATCTTTCACCCTGGCTATGTCGTTAGAAGTATCAGAAATATAACTGCTTGTGTAGGGGGAACATGGTGCGGAATCACAGGGAAATTACCCGATCCCTTTTCAGAAGCAGCATTAGCAGCTAACCCCCGTGAATTTGCTGAAGCAGCTATGACAGTAGATGTACAATCTGTCAAAATGGCATTAGATTATATGGCAGTAGAAAAATAA
- the glf gene encoding UDP-galactopyranose mutase: protein MYDYVIVGSGFFGAVFAQQAQENGKSVIVLEKRNHIGGNCYSYDYQDTEINIHAYGTHIFHTNNKPLWDYINRFTEFNRYQHRVLTTHKDKVYSMPINLGTVNSFYGVNLKPEEVEEFLASKRGNISNPKNLEEKAISLIGKDLYEAFIKGYTMKQWGCDPTKLPASIITRLPVRNSYHDSYFNDIYQGIPIGGYTPIFERMLEGIPVELEVDFFDDISYWRSQCREKIIYTGPIDRYFDYKFGRLNWRSVRFEIDNIHVEDYQGTSVMNYADTEIPYTRIHEPKHLHLEKTTHKPNETVIVREYSQVDNDAPYYPVNFEEDKSKLKQYQELQADEKDVIFGGRLAQYKYYDMHQVIASALATAKQELGVS from the coding sequence ATGTATGATTATGTAATAGTAGGTAGTGGCTTTTTCGGTGCGGTTTTTGCACAACAAGCCCAAGAAAACGGCAAAAGCGTCATCGTTTTAGAAAAGCGTAACCACATTGGGGGTAACTGTTACTCCTATGATTACCAAGATACAGAAATTAACATCCACGCTTACGGTACGCATATTTTCCATACCAACAATAAGCCTCTGTGGGATTATATTAATCGTTTCACAGAATTTAACCGCTATCAGCATCGAGTCTTAACCACCCATAAAGATAAAGTATATTCTATGCCGATTAATTTGGGTACGGTGAATAGCTTTTATGGAGTTAACCTCAAACCCGAAGAAGTAGAAGAGTTTCTCGCGAGTAAACGAGGTAATATCTCTAACCCCAAAAACTTAGAAGAAAAAGCCATTAGCTTAATTGGTAAAGACTTGTATGAGGCTTTTATCAAAGGCTATACCATGAAACAATGGGGCTGTGATCCTACTAAATTACCAGCTAGTATCATTACTCGTCTTCCTGTACGTAACTCTTACCATGACTCGTACTTTAACGATATCTATCAAGGAATCCCCATAGGAGGTTATACCCCCATCTTCGAGAGAATGCTAGAAGGAATCCCCGTAGAGTTAGAAGTAGATTTCTTTGACGATATCTCTTACTGGCGATCGCAGTGTCGGGAAAAAATCATCTATACCGGACCAATCGATCGCTATTTTGACTATAAATTTGGTCGTCTCAATTGGCGTTCAGTGCGTTTTGAAATCGACAATATTCACGTGGAAGACTATCAGGGAACATCAGTCATGAATTACGCAGACACAGAAATCCCTTACACACGTATCCACGAACCCAAACACCTCCACCTCGAAAAAACCACCCATAAACCCAATGAAACCGTAATCGTCAGAGAATATTCTCAGGTAGATAACGACGCGCCCTATTATCCCGTAAACTTTGAAGAGGATAAAAGCAAACTCAAACAATATCAAGAGTTGCAAGCTGACGAAAAAGACGTGATTTTTGGTGGACGTCTAGCACAATATAAGTACTATGATATGCACCAAGTCATTGCTAGCGCTTTAGCTACCGCTAAACAAGAATTAGGCGTTAGCTAG
- a CDS encoding DUF3172 domain-containing protein, translating into MRRTPPRYTEPRPSGNRNPATGSAFKLSITTIALLGVIFLMGIGVGIGFTSTATFSPENVASREVIDRSAPNAEICAQFGASAVVTDMRVFLTLNPFNVYVTQPSMSPGCVLRRNNWAVLEQQKLVSQEQVRNCKNRMNTFGFTGTLEGTPAISCIYQNESAGNLFLNRPGAVGTAKEMDKF; encoded by the coding sequence ATGCGAAGAACTCCCCCTAGATATACTGAACCTCGTCCCAGTGGCAATCGTAATCCTGCCACAGGATCTGCTTTTAAATTAAGTATTACAACTATCGCCCTACTTGGGGTAATCTTTCTCATGGGTATAGGAGTAGGTATTGGTTTTACCTCTACCGCTACTTTTAGTCCCGAAAACGTCGCCTCTAGAGAAGTAATCGATCGCAGCGCCCCTAACGCTGAAATTTGCGCCCAATTTGGCGCTAGTGCTGTAGTTACAGATATGCGCGTCTTCCTAACTCTTAACCCTTTTAACGTTTACGTTACTCAACCATCCATGAGTCCAGGTTGTGTCTTACGTCGCAATAACTGGGCAGTACTTGAACAACAAAAACTCGTTAGTCAAGAGCAAGTGCGCAACTGTAAAAATCGTATGAACACATTTGGCTTTACAGGTACTTTAGAAGGAACACCTGCTATTAGCTGTATCTATCAAAATGAATCCGCAGGTAATCTCTTCCTCAATCGACCAGGGGCTGTGGGTACAGCTAAAGAAATGGATAAGTTTTAG